A window from Chromatiaceae bacterium encodes these proteins:
- a CDS encoding SRPBCC family protein, with the protein MATSSVRLHRVLRATPERVYRAFLDADAMAKWLPPNGFTGRVHALDARVGGTYRMSFTNFTTGHSHTFGGEYLELVPNERIRHTDSFDDPNLPGEMQTTISIKQVACGTELDIIQEGIPEAIPAEACYLGWQESLNLLAQLVEAEITD; encoded by the coding sequence ATGGCGACCAGCAGCGTCAGGCTACACCGGGTACTCCGCGCAACACCGGAGCGCGTCTATCGTGCGTTTCTGGACGCCGACGCGATGGCCAAGTGGCTGCCACCGAACGGTTTCACGGGCAGGGTTCACGCCCTCGATGCCCGGGTCGGGGGTACCTACCGGATGTCGTTCACGAACTTCACGACCGGTCACAGCCATACCTTCGGCGGCGAGTACCTCGAACTCGTGCCGAACGAACGCATACGACATACCGACAGCTTCGACGACCCGAATCTGCCGGGGGAGATGCAGACCACGATATCGATCAAACAGGTCGCGTGCGGCACCGAGCTCGACATCATCCAAGAGGGGATCCCCGAGGCCATTCCCGCAGAGGCCTGCTATCTCGGTTGGCAGGAATCGCTCAACCTGCTGGCACAGCTCGTCGAGGCGGAGATTACCGACTAG